A single region of the Pueribacillus theae genome encodes:
- a CDS encoding stage V sporulation protein S, with translation MEVLKVSAKSVPNSVAGALANVLRERGNAEIQAIGAGAINQAIKAIAIARGFVAPSGVDLICIPAFTDILIDGEERTAIKLIVEPR, from the coding sequence ATGGAAGTATTAAAAGTTTCAGCCAAATCCGTTCCCAATTCAGTAGCTGGCGCACTAGCGAATGTATTAAGAGAAAGAGGCAACGCTGAGATTCAGGCAATTGGCGCAGGTGCAATCAACCAAGCGATTAAAGCCATCGCAATCGCGAGAGGATTTGTAGCACCAAGTGGAGTAGACCTCATTTGTATTCCCGCGTTCACTGACATTTTAATTGATGGAGAAGAGAGGACAGCCATTAAACTTATCGTTGAACCGAGATAA